Genomic DNA from Catellatospora sp. TT07R-123:
TGAGCAAGTCCGCGACCAGGCGGGCCGAGATCGGCTCCCGGCCGCGGTGCTTCTTGTCCTGGCGGGCGTACGGGTAGAACGGCAGCACCACCGTGATCCGCTTGGCCGAGCCGCGCTTGGCGGCGTCCACCATCAGCAGCGTCTCCATGAGCCACTTATTCACGGGTGCTGAAATGGACTGCACGATGAAGGCGTCGGAACCACGTACCGACTCCTTATAACGGACGAACGTCTCACCACTGGCGAAGTCGTACGCAGTGGTCGGGGTCACACCTACCCCGAGCACCTCTCCTATCTCTTCCGCGAGTTCGGGATACGCCCGACCCGAAAAGAGCATCAGATTCTTACGGTTCTCCGTGACGATGCTGCCCATCGGCTCCGCCCTTCACGATGGCCTGCGGCCAGTATCACCTTTTCGCCTCATCCTCTCGCGCCACTTGGCGAACCGTCGAACAAGGATGCCTGCTGGTGCGACAGATCACCGCCCGGAAGACTTGCCCCGTTCACGCGCAGGTCAGCAAGGGCCGCCTTGCCCGCGCCGAACGGCGGGCGCTACCTTCGTAGGGCATCGGAAGGTTTGTGGGGAGAGAGAGCCGAAGATGGCACGCGAACGGTCAGAGGAGCCCACTGTCATTCAGCGGCGCATCCTCCTGCTGCTCGCCGCCGGTTTCACCGTGCAGACCATCACCAAGCTGGTCTTCCTCAGCGAGCGCGCCGTCCACGACCACATCGCGGTCCTCAAGCAGACGACGGGCGCCAAGAACCAGTTCTCCCTCGGCGCCGAGGCCGCCAAGCGCGGCTGGCTGGACGAGGAAGAAGAGAAGCGGCGCTGAGCCGCTTCGGCAGTGCTGACTCCGCTCCGCGGCCTTAATCGGCGTCATCCTCCGCCTTCGCTACGGATGACGCCGAGCGGCTAGCGACCGCAGCTACCTCAGCCCTCCGACGCGGGGATCTCCGCCTGCTCGGCCAGCGCCCGCTCCGCGGCCTCCGCCGCGGCCGTGCCCGGACGGGCCCGCTTCACCCAGCCCTCGATGTTGCGCTGGTGCGCCCGCGCCACCGCCAGCGTGCCCGGCGGCACGTCCTTGTCGATCACCGAACCGGCCGCCGTGTACGACCCGTCGCCGACCCGCACCGGCGCCACGAACGTCGTGTCGCACGCCGTCTTCACGTGCGACCCGATCACCGTGTGGTTCTTCACCGTGCCGCTGTAGTTCGCGAACAGGTTCCCGGCGCCGATGTTGGTCTGCTCGCCGATCGTCGCGTCCCCCACGTACGACAGGTGCGGCACCTTGGTGCCCTCGCCCAGCGTCGCGTTCTTGATCTCCACGAAGGTGCCGACCTTGCCCTTGCGGCCGATCACCGCGCCCGGCCGCAGATACGCGTACGGCCCCACGCTCACCTTCGGGCCGATCTCCGCCTGCACCGCGTGCGCCCGTACGACCTCGGCCTGCTCGCCCACGGTCGTGTCGATCAGCGTCACGTCCGGGCCCACCACCGCGCCCGCGGCGACCGCCGTCGCCCCGCGCAGCTGCACGTTCGGCTCCAGCACCGCGTCGCGCTCGACCGTCACCGTGGCGTCGATCCAGGTCGTGGCCGGGTCGATGATCGTCACGCCGGACTTCATCAGCGCCGTGTTGATCCGGTCGCGCATCAGCGCCCGCAGCGCCGCCAGCTCGGCCCGGTCATTGCAGCCCAGCGTCTCGGTGTGGTCGTCCGCCAGGTGCACCCGCACCGGCGAGCCCTCCGCGACCAGCAGCCCGAACACGTCGGTCAGGTATTCCTCGCCCTGGTCGTTGTGCGAGTTCAGCTTCGACAGCGCCACCCGCAGCGCCGCCGCGTCGAAGGCGTAGATGCCCGCGTTGATCTCGCGGACCGCGCGCTCGTCGGCGGTGGCGTCGCGCTGCTCGACGATGCGGGTCAGCGCGCCGTCGGCGTCGCGGATCAGCCGGCCCAGGCCGGACGGGTCGGGCACGGTCGCGCCCAGCACCGTCGCCGCGGCACCCGCCGACTCGTGCGCGGTCACCAGGTCGGTCAGGGTCTGCTCGCGCAGCAGCGGCACGTCGCCGTTGAGCACGACCACCGTGCCCGCGACCTCGCCCAGCGCCTCCAGCGCGATGCGCACCGCGTGGCCGGTGCCGTTCTGCTGCTCCTGCAGCGCGGTGCGCGCGTCCGGGGCGGTCTCGGCCAGGTGCGCGGCGACCTGGTCGGCGCGGTGGCCGACGACGACCAGGGTCTGCGCGTCCAGCGGCGCGGCGGCGGCCAGCACGTGGCCGACCAGGGAGCGGCCGAGCAGCGGGTGGAGCACCTTCGGCAGGTCCGACTTCATCCGCTTGCCCTCGCCCGCAGCGAGAACGATCACCGTACGAGTCACGAGCCGCCCATCTCCCTTACTTAGCTTGCAAGCTGGGGCGCCTGGACTCGAACCAGGACCGTCTAGATTCAAAGTCTAGTGAGCTGCCATTACTCCACGCCCCATCCGGTGGCAAAGCTTATCGTGGTTCACCCGCATCCGCCGCACCGGTGCGGCGGTCGAGTTCGTCGATGATCCCCTCGATCCGCCAGTAGAGTTCGCGCCTGCGCCGGGCGGTCACGACCAGGCATCCGTGATATCCCTCCGCCTGGTTGTGCCGTGAGCTGGTGGGCTGATGCCTCTTCAGGGTGGCCCGGCGGAAGCACTCCAGCGGCACGCCGAGTTGTGCGGCCCACCAGCGCTGGGCCTCGTCGGCGTCGGCGTTCTCGTGGATGCTCACCCGATAGGTGAGTTCGGCGCGGCTGACGCCGACCGACTCCAGGAACCTGATGAAGATCCGTAGCAGCCGCGGGTCGGTGTTCGTGACCGTCACCCGGCCGTCGTTGGCCCGCCACGGCTTCTCCTTCGTTCCCTCGCACCAGAAGATCACCGCACCGACCAGTGCCAGCTCGTGCTCGCTCAAGGCACCCACGAGCGCCTGCCCGGCGTCACGCTCCGCCTGCCTGCGCTCAGCAGTACGCACGCGGTGCGCTCCCCAGCGAGCGTCGGTCATCGCCTGAGAGTGCTGCCTGCGGCGCGCGGCGGCCTCGGCGTCCGAGTCCAGCGGGATGTGCCGGACCCACTGGAACGCGGTGGACCGGGCCACGCCGAGCTCCTGTGCGATCTGTGGGACCGGGCGGCCCTCCCGGCGGAGTTCGACAGCACGTTCGCGCAGTTCAGGCTTTGCCATGGGGTGACGCTAAAGCGGGCGTACGACACCTCTCCGCAGGAAATTCACAGCACGCCCTCTGTCAAACTACGGACCCGTAGGTTACGGTAACGTAGGTATAGCTCGGCCCACCTGCTTCCCTGCTCCAGTGAGGTGCCATGACCACCGTGACCGTCGACACGCCCACTGAAGCAGCGGCCCCCGCCCGGGGTCAGAAGCCGCTGACCGAGGGCGACCAGTCGAAGGGCACCCTGATCGGCCTCTGGGCCTTCGTGGTGCTGCCGTTCCTGGCCCTGTTCGCGGCGGTCCCGGTGGCCTGGGGCGGTTTCCTCGGCTGGACCGACGTCGCGATCTTCGCGGT
This window encodes:
- a CDS encoding response regulator transcription factor, encoding MARERSEEPTVIQRRILLLLAAGFTVQTITKLVFLSERAVHDHIAVLKQTTGAKNQFSLGAEAAKRGWLDEEEEKRR
- the glmU gene encoding bifunctional UDP-N-acetylglucosamine diphosphorylase/glucosamine-1-phosphate N-acetyltransferase GlmU, whose translation is MTRTVIVLAAGEGKRMKSDLPKVLHPLLGRSLVGHVLAAAAPLDAQTLVVVGHRADQVAAHLAETAPDARTALQEQQNGTGHAVRIALEALGEVAGTVVVLNGDVPLLREQTLTDLVTAHESAGAAATVLGATVPDPSGLGRLIRDADGALTRIVEQRDATADERAVREINAGIYAFDAAALRVALSKLNSHNDQGEEYLTDVFGLLVAEGSPVRVHLADDHTETLGCNDRAELAALRALMRDRINTALMKSGVTIIDPATTWIDATVTVERDAVLEPNVQLRGATAVAAGAVVGPDVTLIDTTVGEQAEVVRAHAVQAEIGPKVSVGPYAYLRPGAVIGRKGKVGTFVEIKNATLGEGTKVPHLSYVGDATIGEQTNIGAGNLFANYSGTVKNHTVIGSHVKTACDTTFVAPVRVGDGSYTAAGSVIDKDVPPGTLAVARAHQRNIEGWVKRARPGTAAAEAAERALAEQAEIPASEG
- a CDS encoding helix-turn-helix domain-containing protein, which produces MAKPELRERAVELRREGRPVPQIAQELGVARSTAFQWVRHIPLDSDAEAAARRRQHSQAMTDARWGAHRVRTAERRQAERDAGQALVGALSEHELALVGAVIFWCEGTKEKPWRANDGRVTVTNTDPRLLRIFIRFLESVGVSRAELTYRVSIHENADADEAQRWWAAQLGVPLECFRRATLKRHQPTSSRHNQAEGYHGCLVVTARRRRELYWRIEGIIDELDRRTGAADAGEPR